aatatgtataatatgtataatatgtataatatgtAAGGCCACAGAGTTCTCTGATCCTCGCAACGCGATCCTGATCATGCATCAGGGCATCATGTTTGGTGATGTTTAAAACGGTGTCGGTTTGAACAATCACGAGTCCTACAAACCTCAAGATATTACATTAGCAGCATAAAATACAATCCAAAACaatatggaaaaataatggtCTGCGGTATACCAGCTAAATGTTTAGAATAGTTCATTACTTATCTAATGTATTCTCCTTGTaatttagaatcactttgtatatcactCTCATCACATCCTGGGAGCTTTTTACAAGTCAGCCTTTTAAAGCATCACTGTGTCCTtcgtagagctctcagaatcatttCAAACCTtcaagtacatctggtacaccagagtgtaacaacCAACCTCTCCTCCAGCAACACTGCCCCCGGTGAGTGGAAGACGTACTGTACATCACTGTGAAATACCACAAAGAACAAACACAGGATTTCATAAATCCAGTGGACTGCAGGGCGTTGCAGGGGGACAGATTATTGGTTACACTCTTGGGTTCCTGCTGTATGTAGAGATAAGACATGATCCCTTTTAAACTGCTGAGTTTTAAAAagacaccaggatgtgatgagtgaaacagaaaatgatacagtaTGATTCTCAAAACAAGAATGCCTTAGTTAACTGTGCTAATTCTGACACATAAAAAGTTACTCTGTAACAATATTTAAATAGGGCCACCTTCGAAACTCAATTAGGACTTGGTCCAGAGTGTGGTCCTGAAGTGGGGGAGTTGAATCAGCAATACAGAGCAGTGTGGGTGTGAATGGATACACGGCGGGCACATGATGGTTCTGCAGCAACATTAAGAAACAGGAACACAGGCTACTCACAGGAGATAAATGGACAGAACGTGCCCAAACTGACACAGAGAAAGTGACGCACAACCAGCAGTATGATTACAGGACAGACATTCAGCTGACTTGCTACATTCATGCTGATCCCAGCCCTGCTTGGGAGTCCCATTCGAGGGGGAGAGGCACGGCAGAGGAGTCTGATCTGGAGAATGCAGGGGAACGCACTGAAGCAGTACCGGTCTAATCTGGAGAATTGGGTTGCTACGGGGTTAAAGCTGGGCTGCAGCCGGGAATTGAGAGAAGCAATGACATCCTCCTCTGGCTTTGCATAGTGGTTTCCAGTCCGCCTCTCGGCTGGTCCCTCCATACCAAACCACAGTTAATCCCACAGGAACAGCTGGACAGACCGTACGGTCTAAATGTACACAACATTCAACATGATACCAGTTTTGGGAGTCGTTgcaggaaaaacattttggaacaaAATATCCCAGCAGTCATTCTGAATGGATCTGGGGTGCCACTGCACTTGCGGGACATCTTGCTTGTTAAAATCTTCTTTTTGAAGGACAATCATCTATGCAGGGATACAAAGATATTGAGTGAGCAAGCGGTCTGAGTAGTAAGGGTAACACTGTCAATGAATGCCCCACCacccagcaccacaaaccagcagcgtCTTCAGAGAGTCTTCTGATCTGACCATGCTGAGAGAGAGAATCTGAATGCTTCTGATTGGAATTGGATCCACCCTTGGTTACAAGTAAGAAGCTTCAGAATACCCTTTCATAATGTTTCAAGCGTTCGGTGCGTTTTTTATTGCAACGACTCAAACTGGACCCGGGTTTAGAAGCTGCTCTTCGGTTGtagctgcctgccatagatatgtgTAACCCAGGACAGAACAGCCGAAAGAGGGGATAGCGCCATTTAGTGATTTGCCATTTTCAATTgagttttcttttgtattgctgAGAATACATACCTGAGCACTTACTGATATAAGACACTTTGTATAGCCTGGGTTACAGTTTGTCTATTGCAGGCAATtcgaactgaagagcagctcctcaaCTCAAAGTCAAAGTATAACACACAAcaagaaggaaaataaataaaacagcaatatattatgaattgcaataagaaccactcagaacgattgcgaacagcaaaaaaaaaaatcatattaggAGGATGATATGGGAATGATTGGGTTTTTCAATTTGGCAGCACTTCCAAAGCagtaataaatatgaataaataataacactaaaATCCCAACAGTAACGTGCCTTGCCAGTGAGTGTGGGCTCTCTGTTGGTGTGGCGGAGGGGCGGCAGGCACGCTAGGACCAGAAGTTGTGTTTGAGGCGGTACGGGGCCCAGCTGTACGCGCTGCAGAGGGGGAGGGTGGCGTCGCGGCTCTGCCCCTCCACGTCCCGGTCCAGCAGCCCGGGCCTCTCCTCGGGCGCACTCCCCCCACTCCCCCCGCTCGAGTCCAGGGTGGGGGGGGTGCCAGTGCTGGAGCTGAGCGCTGGGGAGTCACAGCGCCCCCAGGGCTCCAGGCGAGGCCGGGCGGTGGGCCGGGGTCGTGACAGGAAGTCCAGGGTCTTGGGCCGCTCGGGGGTGGGGTCCTGCAGAGGGGCGGGGCAGCGGCGGCGAGGGGTCGGGGGGAACACCAGATTGGGGTCCGGGAGACGGGGGACCGGCGTGTCGTCACGCTTTGGGCTGCTGGCTgcaaagagagacagacagggagggagggagacagggagGCGAGCTCAAATGATATGTTTCTAAGAACAAAACTGATGAAGGTAAAACGTTGGTCTCCTTAGTTTCTCATAGTTCTACCTCAATCATGTTATCAGAGCATTAGCTGAAAGTTTATCTTCCTAGTTTCACCTCTATCATACTGATAAAAGTGTAAACTGAAATGTTTCACTGCTAAACTTAGGGGGATGTTTTCAGAGGGTTTCCTCCAGTCTGTAATGAACTTTTTACAAGTAGAAAATTCCACATTGCAACTAAAATGAAAAAGTATAATTAACAggtgctttttttctttcaaaacataGGAGTTAatcctgctccctcctgcaatgATGCTGGTGCTGAATTAAGAGCAGCATTGTGGGAACAGGAaagcagcattgttgcaggaggaagTGTGATCTGGACCCACTGCGATGCTTGTAAGTGGTATTCTCCTGTCCTGGCAAGTATTCCCCAGGTGATTTGAATGAAATATGTGTGaatgaaaatatgaaaacaatCAGGATTATGTTATAAAACATATCGCTGTGAAACTTACTGGGAACGGTGCTTGTAGGCGGCGCATGTAACACCGGACAACTTTTTAAGCACTTCGCTGAAGAGAACATTGTCAATCAAATTTCACAAACAATATCAAATCAAGCTTATTTCGACGCTGTGGCTCAAACTATACCCATGGTGAGATCTGATGAACCTGCTTTGCTATAAAAGGTTGCCTGCTGTTTCATGGCTCTCAGCTGAGCTCAGACTGGTGTTTGAGACAGGCTGGTGTTTGAGACTGGCCGGTACTGACCTGTCCCGGGACGGGCCCCCTCTGCAGCGCCCCTCTTGATGGCCCCGTCGGAGGGGGTCCTGCGCAGGGACTGGCGTGGTGCGCTGGGGGCGGGGAGGTGAGTGGGGGTCAGGGACTGGCGTGGGTGCCGTTTGAAGCTCTCCAGGTGGGTGTTGACCAGCGGGTTCGCCAGGGCCCCAGGCAGGCGGTAGGCCAGCAGCTCCTCGCTGTCAGAGTGCAGCAGGGAGCGCATGGAGTTACAGTCCGAGAGTGAGGACAGGGAGGAGGGGAGTGCGGCTGGGGGGAGGGGGCTCTCCTTAGGGATCAGCTTGCGGGAGGGGGAGCTGGCGCTGCGGCGGTGGAAGAAGCCCTCCCTCTTGGACTGCCgctccccctgcctgctcccccccAGCAGGTCCAGGCCCAGCCCTACAGCAGCCAGCACAGCCCCACAGCCCAGCAGCACCAGCTCGGACCTTCGGGCCACGGACGGGCTTCGcttcacactgctgctgctgctgctggtgataGTGGTGGGCGTGCTGGGGGCGGAGACAGCAGGGCTGTACTCCCCACTGCCCTCGGCAACaggcccctccccctccccctgatGGAAGGGGATGCAAAGGTAGGAGTGGCTGGGGTGGGTTGTGGGCGGGGTTGTGTTTTCCACCTCCTTGAAGAAACAGTCTTCTTCATCCTCTGCAAAAAAAAGGTAATTATAAAGCAGGTAGGATGAATCAGCTGTGAAGGACTGGTTACAACTCCATCCCATGCATTAAACAAACAGCATAGTTGTAAAGttagaaaaacactttatatatttaatagcattttgTGCAATCttgatttatttacatttttagcaGGGGCGTGTCTCTCATTATAACAAATAATTTCGCACACTTTGAGCTGCCAGAGCCCACACTGCACGAGATGCAATAAGTGACACATTCATGTTATTAATGGAGCAGCTATCCTCATAACAGCTCTTACCCAGTGCACATAATCTCACACTATGAGCTCTTTCAAGCTCTGTATGGGGTGAGGCGAAATCATTGTCATCTTTAGAACACCAGCTAGCAAACTAAAACAGCAAATCAACAGAGAAAGGAGACAGTCATTTCAGAAGCAACTGGGTTTTTAGGATCCCTTTGCTATAAAGGAATGAGTGAaatgctatgcaacaggagtcttatttcctccCTTCAGTATTTGTGCTCAGCATACTGATACCAAGGGAATATATACATGCGGCCAGCATCagtaaacacaaactgaaagtgAGTCTTTGCGCTGGCCAAGTGTGATTATTCCAGAGGTAACTGGAAGCTGCTACTAGATTATTTCATGTATGCAACTCTTTTGTATATTAAAGTCAATATTTCTTCTTTCTGTGCGGGTTTAGGAAGAGCACAAATGGGCAAGGAACTATATTAACACAATCGAGATGGGATGTGCTGTGCTTGAACTGAAACACGACACATAAAAGCTTCTAATTCAGTTGCAGTTCCATCTAGGGCTGAGGTAGAACTACTTGACTATAATGACACATTTCGCAGTAGGCTCTGTTGTCTGTTGGCTCTTGAGGAGAGGTACCCCCAGTTCTTACCCATCTCTGCGAGGCTGGGGACCCCTGGCACCGCAGGGCTGCCCCGGGGGGCTCGGCCCAGGCTGGGGGCACTGCAGGACCACTGCTTGTTCCCATCGCCCAGCACCTTCACACTTTAAAACACAGAGCAGACGAGACAGCGCGTTACACCTCGGGGCTGACTGCCGGCTTTTAAAGCTGTTCAAGCAGATTTAGATTAattgtgtaattattaaaaactTCTCCAGGTCGAAAAGATCTTTCTAGCTTTACTCCGTATGCTTTTACTTGTTCCAATTTTTGTTAACACGTGAGAATTCAGAAATTTGCTTTTACCCAAAAATTGGTTTAAGTGTCCTTCTGCCCCTCTATGACTGGTTTACCATGGGCCCTAAACGCacaagctgaatttctgaagtgaggtgtttttagaaatgaccactaggtgtGTGCAACTGCGATTTCTGCCTGTTCTGAAACTGTGGCAACTGCGAGccagtaaatggaaaatctcaaCAAAATCCCATTtacagaggggacagaaattacagctgcaaaCTTCAGAGAAATTCAGCTTTAAGAAGTGTTGAAATAGCTGGAACAGTCATCCTGTTAAATAACAATCTCAGCAGAGACAACACTAGAGAGTGACAGTGAACACACATGTGGGATTCTGAACCGAGCCTATGGGAGTAGGCATGTTCCCGGCCCCTGACTCTCACCTCTCCTCCCCGCATTGCAGCTCTCTGTGACAGAGAGGCCCCGGCCCCCAGGTCCGGCCCTTCCTCCTGTggcccctcctctcctcctcgtcTCCGTCCGGCTGGAAGGCAGCGTTGCGCCCCCAGCCCTGGTTACTGTCTCCGGGGGTCACTGCAAAACAAGCATGCCAATAAAACACGAGGTCTGTCTCTGGCTCAGAACTGGCCTCCTCAATGTGTGAAAACACTGATCACACCAGACCTTTACATGCAGTAGATACATAACAGATGCAAGTATATCAATAATAAACAAGTTCACACTAGGCTCTGTTTAAATCAGGGCTAATCGAGGTTAACTTAACCAGCTTTGCACACGTTATAATAGGTTGAGAACAAAACTGGATTCAGTGTGTCAATATTATCCctgcttttttaatataaaaatagaaatatgtagaAGGTCTTTATTATAAGGCAATTTCTTAGATCAATATGCCCATTTTTTAAACCAACTTACTGTGAATATAAATATGCTCTCTCATAGCTTCTAGGATGCAAACAGTGAGACACTGAAACCTTTACTGCAGTAACTGCCAGCAATGTGCAGCTTTAACTGCTGTCCTCTCTGAAACTGTGTTTCATATAGGCATGTCCCCATGAACTAACTCAAGCTGAACCATCCAACAGATCATTTCTGAAACCACGTCACATCACAAATTCAGCTTTGTTTGAGAAAGGATGATTTTCCTGGAAGAGTTAAAGCCAGGTAAATAGTGATGTATAAATAATGATCGAGAGCAGtgcttcccaacctttttcactaccagttcatcaaggaatgttgtcatgtTGTGCACTGAAAGTTGCTGAAGgtaaagttcctgtttcttttgtagATAAATGGTGTCTCAATTTTGCTGGTTGACAAatcctcctgacaaataatgcaccaGGGCTTTGGGTCGTCCTGGGATCCAGTacatgtaaataccagtgctggtccctGCAACACTTCTAACACAACTTACTGTACTGACTGAGTCGCCAGTCGATGTGCATATAATAAACAAACCGAAATGCGAAGACGAGGTTGGTGGGAAGCAATTCCAAAAATGAAATGATTGGACAGtgtttccagaagtagtgttaagagaatttccttttggcatatagtcttgtgagatattaaagggtacataaggtcctttttattttattgtgttacatgttcccatgtgttgctatgttagaactacatttcccatgagGATGGGAAATGCAGTTTTGAGAGGTCCACACAGGTACATGGGAagtcatcttgaggcagggaatgcaatttaaaagttaaaaaaagtggtcaagatgtaaaaaaaaaaaaaaaaaaattctaaaaaagcGGCTTTCAAGGCTATATTggatcaaagggagctgtaatatatataaatttataaacactcccgtaataaaagaaaacagataaaggggaaatGCAGACTACAACATATCTTActatatataatgtggttaaagcTCTTTGTTGGGTTGCTTAGTGATACATATTGTATAGCACagcgtgtgattgtgtagaaatgggtttttgcaagaactgtgtaaCTGAAttggaccacctggagtttactcgcGGACCACAGGCGTAATAAACAGTAATAATAGAGAATGCCACACAGCAGTATACCGTGtaagaaatacaatattctgcAAATGCAGATAATACAAAACCATCTTTTAAGCCACATTTGAAGTATTTTGAAGTCAGGTTGCATTCGTTATTAATTCACATAACCGATACGGCAGGGGTGAACAAATCTGGTGCTTGAGGTCTGGAGTCCTCCACGTTTAATAGGACTGGAATTGTGCAGCCCTGAGGCAGTGTCTGACTGTGTCTCCCTGTCTGTGCAGTGCAGCGAGGCactgcctctccctgtctgtgcaGTGCAGCGAGGCactgcctctccctgtctgtgcaGTGCACCGAGGCactgcctctccctgtctgtgcaGTGCACCGAGGCactgcctctccctgtctgtgcaGTGCACCGAGGCactgcctctccctgtctgtgcaGTGCACCGAGGCactgcctctccctgtctgtgcaGTGCACCGAGGCactgcctctccctgtctgtgcaGTGCACCGAGGCactgcctctccctgtctgtgcaGTGCAGCGAGGCACTCACACTGGATGGCTCTCAGTCGGGGGATGATGGTGGGGCTGGCAGGGGGGCTGGAGCTGCTCCCCATCAGACTTTTCCTGCGGTCCAGCGTTGGGGAGGCCTGCACTGTGATCTTGTGCTGGAAATCtgcagtgagagaggagagagggacaaaTGAGAAGAGAGAGTAGACAGAGGagaaggggaggagagagagagagaggggggggttgttttaatatttttattcacacataaaTCAGCTGAACAACACATTgctcaaaatgtattttcttttctcttGAGTATAGCTGTACATGGTGCTGTACCTGAGGGCAGGCTGATCCGGTTGTTCCCGTCCCTCAGTTTAAGACGGCTGCGGCGGAACTTGCCCTTGCGGCTCTCCACGCGAGGCTTCTCCTGGTACAGCTGGTGGATGATGATGTTCAGCTCCCTCTCCAGGATATCGATCTCTCTCTCAGCCAGCTCCTGCTCGCGCCTGCGCAGCGCCTCCTCCTGGTTCTTCTGCTGCAGTGCAGCTCGGCTCAGCTCCTCCTCCCAGGAGTGCAGCTCCTGAGGAATGAGGGCGGAATCCATTATCGATCGGCACGGATTTTATTTTGATAGCCTCCATTCAACATTCATTGACAGATTATTTGCCCTGGTGCCCTACTGGGAGCCTCACATAGCCGGATACCCAGAAGCATAGGCTTTCCTTAAAGCTCTGAATTGGTTATGTTATAAGAgattaaaatgaaatataatcAAGAGCTGCAATAGTTTTATCAACACATACATTATAtcacaatgtataataatatTCACATGCATGTTTTTGTGCGAGATGTAGAATTCATCCTTGTGTTGAAATATCAACCTCCAGAAAATCTAGACTGATTGTGTCTGATTGTTAATTCTCTACTCTATTTTGCtctcattttaaacttttttttgctactgattttattgtactttacaattGCTCTTATCTGttctgtaatgtaatattttata
The Acipenser ruthenus chromosome 18, fAciRut3.2 maternal haplotype, whole genome shotgun sequence DNA segment above includes these coding regions:
- the LOC117424577 gene encoding mitogen-activated protein kinase kinase kinase 9-like; the protein is MDAFKSPFNNNSSATGSASQSAKAGSAAEAAAAVVGCQRSPSIAPAAPAPSPASAPAVSGYWTAVFDYDASAEDELSLRKGDWVEVLSKDSLVSGDEGWWTGKIEERVGIFPSNYVSSGQGISDQLRGKAVDEYAGCPALPFLHLLEIDFAELALEEIIGVGGFGKVYRALWRGEEVAVKAARRDPDEEVGQTLENVRQEAKLFAMLRHPNIMALCGVCLQEPNLCLVIEFARGGSLNRALSGKRIPPHTLVDWAVQIARGMHYLHCQAIVPIIHRDLKSSNILILEKVENEDLGNKTLKITDFGLAREWHKTTKMSAAGTYAWMAPEVIRSSTFSKGSDVWSYGVLLWELLTGEVPFRGIDGLAVAYGVAMNKLALPIPSTCPEPFARLMEDCWNADPHTRPSFTSILDQLTAIEESGFFEMPSESFHSLQDDWKLEVEEMFEQLRAKEKELHSWEEELSRAALQQKNQEEALRRREQELAEREIDILERELNIIIHQLYQEKPRVESRKGKFRRSRLKLRDGNNRISLPSDFQHKITVQASPTLDRRKSLMGSSSSPPASPTIIPRLRAIQLTPGDSNQGWGRNAAFQPDGDEEERRGHRRKGRTWGPGPLCHRELQCGEESVKVLGDGNKQWSCSAPSLGRAPRGSPAVPGVPSLAEMEDEEDCFFKEVENTTPPTTHPSHSYLCIPFHQGEGEGPVAEGSGEYSPAVSAPSTPTTITSSSSSSVKRSPSVARRSELVLLGCGAVLAAVGLGLDLLGGSRQGERQSKREGFFHRRSASSPSRKLIPKESPLPPAALPSSLSSLSDCNSMRSLLHSDSEELLAYRLPGALANPLVNTHLESFKRHPRQSLTPTHLPAPSAPRQSLRRTPSDGAIKRGAAEGARPGTASSPKRDDTPVPRLPDPNLVFPPTPRRRCPAPLQDPTPERPKTLDFLSRPRPTARPRLEPWGRCDSPALSSSTGTPPTLDSSGGSGGSAPEERPGLLDRDVEGQSRDATLPLCSAYSWAPYRLKHNFWS